In one window of Paraflavitalea soli DNA:
- a CDS encoding cellulase family glycosylhydrolase produces MFRIIPLLTVVLLALQSYGQGFLKADGKLIVNEKGEKVILRGMGLGGWMLQEGYMFRLSNIGQQHRIKAKIEDVVGKEKTNQFYEAWLANHTTKADIDAMAAWGFNSMRLPMHYNLYTLPVEEEKVAGENTWLEKGFAMTDSLLQWCKANKIYLILDLHAAPGGQGNDLNISDRDPAKPSLWDSEANQQKTIALWRKLAQRYANEPWIGGYDIINEPNWGFEDPKDTRGTSEKKNEPLRKLMVDITKAIREVDTRHIVIIEGNGFGNNYRGVLPVWDNNMVLSFHKYGNFNTTGAIRNFLNLRDQHNVPIWLGESGENSNTWFTEAIHLAETNDIGWAWWQNKKMGLNNPLEIKAPEGYQQLLNYWAGKGPKPSEAEAWKTLQQLLENLKIKNNIPHPDVVDAMFRQVQTNATIPFKKNVLTNNTTIQAVDFDLGRQRAAYYDKDTASYQYTQGVNTRGNRGGAYRNDGVDIKADSNGAYIFYIEDEEWLQYTLTVPKAGKYDIAFNVSATSDTGRIAVLLENAPIGEEILVPNTGGDKNWQLTKPQYLYLKGSPLRLQVVAKKGGFNLSSIKLIKRK; encoded by the coding sequence ATGTTCAGAATTATTCCGCTTCTCACCGTAGTATTGCTTGCTCTCCAATCATATGGCCAGGGCTTTCTCAAAGCAGATGGTAAATTGATCGTCAACGAAAAAGGCGAAAAGGTCATCCTGCGTGGCATGGGCCTCGGAGGATGGATGCTCCAGGAAGGATACATGTTCAGGCTGAGCAATATTGGCCAGCAACACCGTATCAAAGCAAAAATTGAAGACGTCGTTGGCAAAGAAAAAACAAACCAGTTCTACGAAGCCTGGCTAGCCAACCATACTACCAAAGCCGATATCGATGCCATGGCTGCCTGGGGATTCAACTCCATGCGCCTGCCCATGCATTACAACCTCTACACCTTGCCCGTAGAAGAAGAAAAGGTAGCGGGAGAGAACACCTGGCTCGAGAAAGGATTTGCCATGACCGATTCCTTGCTCCAATGGTGCAAAGCCAATAAAATATACCTCATCCTGGACCTCCATGCAGCACCAGGTGGACAAGGCAACGACCTGAATATCTCCGACCGCGACCCTGCAAAACCTTCTCTCTGGGACAGCGAGGCCAACCAGCAAAAAACAATTGCATTGTGGCGCAAGCTCGCACAGCGTTATGCCAATGAACCCTGGATAGGAGGGTACGACATCATCAACGAACCCAACTGGGGTTTTGAAGATCCCAAAGACACACGCGGTACTTCCGAAAAAAAGAACGAGCCCCTGCGAAAACTCATGGTCGATATCACCAAAGCCATCAGGGAGGTTGATACCCGGCACATTGTTATCATAGAAGGTAACGGTTTTGGTAATAACTACCGCGGCGTATTACCTGTTTGGGACAACAATATGGTACTGAGTTTTCACAAATACGGCAACTTCAATACCACCGGTGCCATTCGCAATTTCCTCAACCTGCGTGATCAGCACAATGTACCCATTTGGCTGGGTGAGTCCGGTGAAAACTCCAATACCTGGTTCACCGAAGCCATTCACCTGGCTGAAACCAATGACATTGGTTGGGCCTGGTGGCAAAACAAGAAAATGGGTTTGAACAATCCCCTTGAAATAAAAGCTCCCGAAGGTTACCAGCAACTGCTCAACTATTGGGCTGGTAAAGGCCCCAAACCATCCGAAGCAGAAGCCTGGAAAACATTGCAGCAGTTGCTTGAAAACCTGAAGATCAAAAACAATATCCCCCACCCCGATGTAGTGGATGCAATGTTCAGGCAGGTACAGACCAATGCCACCATTCCTTTTAAGAAGAACGTCCTGACCAATAATACCACCATTCAGGCCGTTGATTTTGACCTTGGCCGTCAACGTGCTGCATACTATGATAAAGACACCGCCAGCTACCAGTATACCCAGGGCGTCAATACCCGTGGCAACAGGGGAGGGGCTTACCGTAATGATGGCGTGGATATCAAGGCCGATAGCAATGGTGCTTATATCTTTTACATTGAGGACGAAGAATGGTTGCAATACACCCTCACCGTCCCCAAGGCCGGTAAATACGATATTGCATTCAATGTGTCTGCTACCAGCGATACAGGGCGTATTGCCGTGTTGTTGGAAAATGCACCCATAGGTGAAGAGATACTGGTGCCCAATACCGGCGGTGATAAGAACTGGCAACTCACCAAACCCCAATACCTCTACCTGAAAGGAAGCCCCTTGCGTCTACAGGTAGTGGCCAAAAAAGGTGGCTTCAACCTGAGCAGTATAAAACTAATAAAGAGAAAATAG
- a CDS encoding glycoside hydrolase family 2 TIM barrel-domain containing protein → MKYFFFAYCLFITTQLIAQTGTPAARTAITINEAWSFSKAPTGITNIAQVPQAGWQSVNIPHTWNATDVMDDEPGYYRGNGWYKKKLTINNTWKAKKVYLYFEGANQETEVWINGQIAGRHIGGYTGFYIPVSQWLQFDGKENLNEIVVRVNNSHNENIPPLTADFTFYGGIYRDCWLVTTEPLHFSLADHGSTGIFLTTPQVSAENASVQVNGAIANETGADKKVQVTTTVSDKTGKAVGTVSSTITVKKNSEAAFRQDIKSIVNPQLWTPDHPYCYTASTTIKDAKTGTVADQLTNTLGFRWFSFDADKGFFLNGNPYKLIGSSRHQDYKDLGNAVPDELARRDVQLLKQMGGNFLRIAHYPQDPAILQACDQLGILTSVEIPVVNEITESDTFTRNCANMQVEMIRQNFNHPSIIIWCYMNETLLRPHFNNDKPRQEIYFSNVAKLARTLDSITRKEDPSRYTMLVNHGDFNRYKTVGLTDIPMIVGWNLYSGWYGGSLTDFPAFLERHHKELSTKPLMVTEYGADADPRIRSLHPVRFDKSVEYTTAFHQYYLTEMLKRPFVAGAMLWNLADFNSETREETMPHINNKGLLTWDRTPKDPWYFYQAILRKEPFLKITSGYWKLRGGVADSNALVCNQPVQVAANLDEVELFMNGKSMGTKKVENGLAQWSVPFVDGTNDIVVRGTKEGKPYTDQLTVNFQLQPYRLDNEQLPFSQLNILLGADRYFIDEQRQQFWLPDQPYRPGSWGHIGGKPFKIANGGRLPYGTDKNIVGTDDDPIYQTQQTGIEQYRLDVPSGEYEITLHFAELLGGTVKGLPYNLSADTRKEDEVQRSFHVLVNNTPVLENFNIARQYGVARAVAKKVRITVTGQQGIIIAFTPITGEPVLNAIQVTKL, encoded by the coding sequence GTGAAGTACTTCTTCTTTGCATATTGTTTGTTCATCACTACTCAATTGATCGCCCAAACAGGTACCCCTGCTGCCCGTACTGCCATCACCATCAATGAAGCCTGGAGCTTTTCCAAAGCGCCCACGGGTATCACCAATATTGCACAGGTGCCCCAGGCAGGTTGGCAATCGGTCAACATCCCCCATACCTGGAATGCAACCGATGTGATGGACGATGAACCCGGTTATTACCGTGGCAACGGTTGGTACAAAAAGAAACTGACCATCAACAATACCTGGAAAGCAAAGAAAGTATACCTGTATTTTGAAGGAGCCAACCAGGAAACTGAAGTATGGATCAATGGACAAATAGCAGGGAGGCACATTGGTGGATATACCGGATTTTATATACCCGTTAGCCAATGGCTGCAGTTTGATGGTAAGGAAAACCTCAATGAAATAGTAGTACGCGTAAACAATAGCCACAACGAAAACATACCGCCCCTCACTGCCGACTTTACCTTTTATGGCGGCATCTATCGTGATTGCTGGCTGGTGACAACAGAGCCCCTGCACTTTTCCCTCGCCGATCATGGCTCCACCGGTATTTTCCTTACTACTCCACAGGTGTCTGCAGAAAATGCTTCCGTACAGGTCAATGGCGCTATTGCCAATGAAACCGGTGCCGACAAAAAAGTACAGGTCACCACTACAGTCAGCGATAAGACCGGTAAAGCTGTGGGAACGGTAAGCTCCACCATTACTGTTAAAAAGAACAGCGAAGCTGCATTCCGGCAGGATATCAAATCCATCGTCAATCCTCAATTGTGGACGCCCGATCATCCTTACTGTTATACCGCCAGTACAACCATCAAGGATGCTAAGACCGGTACTGTAGCAGATCAGTTAACAAATACACTCGGCTTCCGTTGGTTCTCTTTCGATGCTGACAAAGGTTTTTTCCTTAATGGCAATCCATATAAACTAATTGGTTCCAGTCGCCACCAGGACTATAAGGATTTGGGCAATGCAGTGCCCGATGAATTGGCCAGGCGCGATGTGCAGTTGTTGAAGCAAATGGGAGGAAACTTCCTCCGGATAGCCCACTATCCGCAGGACCCTGCCATTTTGCAAGCCTGCGATCAATTGGGCATCCTCACTTCTGTAGAGATTCCCGTGGTCAATGAGATCACCGAGTCAGATACTTTCACCCGCAATTGTGCCAACATGCAGGTAGAGATGATCAGGCAAAACTTCAACCACCCCAGTATCATCATCTGGTGTTATATGAATGAGACCTTATTAAGGCCTCATTTCAACAACGATAAGCCCCGGCAGGAGATATATTTTAGCAATGTGGCAAAGCTGGCCCGCACCCTCGACAGCATCACCCGCAAGGAAGATCCCTCTCGCTACACCATGCTCGTAAATCATGGTGATTTCAACCGCTACAAAACAGTTGGCCTTACTGATATACCTATGATCGTAGGATGGAATTTATATTCCGGCTGGTACGGCGGTAGCCTCACCGACTTTCCGGCTTTCCTGGAACGTCACCACAAAGAGCTATCCACCAAACCCTTGATGGTAACTGAGTACGGAGCAGATGCCGATCCGCGCATCAGGAGCCTGCATCCCGTTCGCTTTGATAAGAGCGTTGAATATACCACGGCATTCCACCAGTACTACCTTACCGAAATGCTGAAGCGACCTTTTGTAGCTGGCGCCATGTTGTGGAACCTGGCCGATTTCAATTCCGAGACCCGCGAAGAGACCATGCCCCATATCAACAACAAGGGATTGCTCACCTGGGACAGGACCCCTAAGGATCCCTGGTATTTTTATCAGGCCATCCTGCGCAAAGAACCCTTCCTGAAAATAACATCCGGTTATTGGAAATTAAGAGGTGGCGTGGCTGATTCAAATGCCCTGGTTTGTAACCAGCCTGTGCAGGTAGCTGCCAACCTCGATGAGGTAGAGCTGTTCATGAATGGAAAAAGCATGGGGACAAAGAAGGTAGAAAATGGATTGGCCCAATGGTCCGTTCCTTTTGTAGATGGTACCAATGATATAGTGGTGCGGGGCACTAAAGAAGGTAAACCCTATACTGATCAGCTGACTGTCAACTTTCAGTTGCAGCCTTACCGGTTGGACAATGAACAATTACCGTTCAGCCAACTCAACATCCTGCTGGGCGCTGACCGGTACTTTATAGATGAACAGCGGCAACAATTTTGGCTGCCCGATCAGCCATACAGACCAGGAAGTTGGGGACATATTGGTGGCAAGCCTTTCAAAATTGCCAACGGTGGCCGGCTTCCTTATGGTACAGATAAAAATATCGTCGGTACCGATGATGATCCCATTTACCAAACCCAGCAAACCGGCATAGAGCAATACCGCCTCGATGTGCCATCCGGTGAATACGAGATCACCCTTCACTTTGCTGAGCTGCTGGGTGGTACCGTAAAAGGATTGCCTTACAACCTGTCTGCCGATACCCGTAAGGAAGACGAAGTGCAACGCAGCTTTCATGTACTGGTCAACAATACCCCTGTATTGGAAAACTTCAACATCGCCCGGCAGTATGGTGTAGCCAGGGCCGTAGCTAAGAAGGTTAGAATTACCGTTACCGGCCAGCAGGGGATCATCATTGCCTTCACCCCCATTACCGGCGAACCGGTATTGAATGCGATCCAGGTAACTAAGCTGTAA
- a CDS encoding lysozyme inhibitor LprI family protein gives MIRVFFSLILCCTSILCVAQSQVDMNLDAKKKFQAADKELNATYQQILKDYSKDPVFIANFKKAQKLWVQFRDAEMKAKYPDREPGYYGSVQPMCWSMYLTELTIERTTKLKVWTTGIEEGDVCAGTVKTKK, from the coding sequence ATGATACGTGTATTCTTTTCTTTGATCCTTTGTTGCACAAGCATCCTTTGCGTTGCGCAATCCCAGGTCGATATGAACCTAGATGCTAAAAAGAAATTCCAGGCTGCCGACAAAGAGTTGAATGCGACCTACCAGCAGATCTTAAAAGATTACAGCAAAGACCCCGTATTCATTGCCAATTTTAAAAAGGCCCAAAAACTTTGGGTCCAGTTTCGCGATGCAGAAATGAAAGCCAAATACCCCGACAGAGAACCAGGCTATTATGGAAGCGTTCAGCCAATGTGCTGGTCTATGTACCTGACCGAACTCACCATAGAGCGAACCACTAAATTGAAAGTCTGGACAACAGGCATTGAAGAAGGCGATGTATGCGCCGGTACTGTAAAGACCAAAAAATAA
- a CDS encoding glycoside hydrolase family 30 protein gives MTTVYKAVGLSVLLATAVNTFAQKGPVDVWLTDPVNNVFFQQQTQQPAFAKKAAGQTTITVDDGPKYQKIDGFGWALTGGSAGHLQQMSPAARTALLKDLFTADANHIGGSYIRLSIGASDLDEKVFSYNDLPAGQVDTLMQRFDLGHDRVAVIPIVKEILAIYPRIKIMGSPWSPPVWMKTNGDARGGSLKPEYYSAYARYFVRYILAMKAEGINIDAITVQNEPLHPGNTPSLLMLAPDQATFIKDHLGPAFKRAGIKTKIIIYDHNADKPEYPITILNDPEAKKYIDGSAFHLYGGKIEALSQVHEAHPDKNLYFTEQWVGAPGNMKKDIAEHVRNLIIGASRNWSRTVIEWNLSSNPQLKPHTDRGGCDRCLGAVTIDKDSVKQNPAYYIIAHAGKFVRPGSVRIASNIPGTFPNVAFKNPQGKTVLIVLNDGKESASFDVEFKKKTFTATLNPGAMATYVW, from the coding sequence ATGACTACAGTGTACAAAGCAGTTGGATTAAGCGTATTGCTCGCCACAGCAGTAAACACCTTTGCACAAAAAGGTCCAGTCGATGTATGGCTCACCGATCCTGTCAATAACGTATTCTTTCAGCAACAAACACAGCAGCCGGCTTTTGCAAAAAAGGCAGCCGGACAAACTACCATTACCGTAGATGATGGACCCAAGTACCAAAAGATAGATGGCTTTGGCTGGGCCTTAACAGGTGGCAGCGCAGGCCATTTGCAGCAAATGAGTCCTGCTGCCCGTACAGCCCTTTTAAAGGACCTGTTTACCGCTGATGCCAACCACATTGGCGGCAGTTATATCCGCCTGAGTATCGGCGCTTCCGACCTCGATGAAAAAGTGTTCTCTTACAACGACCTGCCAGCCGGGCAAGTCGATACACTCATGCAGCGTTTCGATCTCGGGCATGATCGTGTGGCGGTGATCCCAATTGTAAAAGAGATACTGGCCATTTATCCCCGTATAAAGATCATGGGTTCTCCCTGGTCGCCACCCGTATGGATGAAGACCAATGGCGATGCAAGAGGTGGCAGCCTGAAACCCGAGTACTACAGCGCTTACGCCAGGTACTTTGTCAGGTACATACTGGCCATGAAGGCCGAAGGTATTAATATCGATGCCATCACCGTACAGAATGAACCCTTACATCCGGGCAATACCCCGAGCTTATTAATGCTGGCGCCCGATCAGGCCACATTTATTAAAGACCACCTCGGACCGGCATTTAAAAGAGCAGGTATAAAAACTAAGATCATTATCTACGACCACAATGCCGATAAACCAGAGTATCCCATCACTATCTTAAACGATCCCGAAGCCAAAAAATACATTGACGGATCTGCTTTCCATTTGTATGGCGGTAAAATAGAAGCCTTGTCACAGGTGCATGAAGCCCATCCCGATAAGAACCTCTACTTTACAGAGCAGTGGGTAGGTGCCCCCGGCAATATGAAAAAAGATATTGCAGAGCACGTGCGTAACCTCATCATTGGTGCCTCCCGCAATTGGAGCCGTACCGTTATTGAATGGAACCTTTCTTCCAATCCCCAGTTGAAACCCCATACCGATAGAGGCGGCTGTGATCGTTGCCTGGGAGCAGTAACCATAGACAAAGACAGCGTAAAACAAAATCCTGCTTATTATATCATTGCCCATGCAGGCAAGTTTGTACGCCCGGGTTCAGTACGCATTGCTTCCAATATACCAGGCACCTTTCCCAATGTGGCTTTCAAAAACCCGCAGGGAAAAACAGTACTCATTGTACTCAATGATGGTAAGGAGTCGGCATCGTTTGATGTAGAATTTAAAAAGAAAACATTCACAGCAACCCTCAACCCAGGCGCCATGGCTACCTATGTTTGGTAA